Sequence from the Flavobacterium sp. TR2 genome:
TAAAATCATTCAAGACACTGTTAAAAATGTAAAACCAGTTCTTATTCCGTTGCCAGATTCTGTTTTCACAGACAAAGGTTTAAAACTTAGACCATACAAGAAAAACGCTCATGCCTCCTACTATGCTGATCGTTTTAACGGTAAAAGAACCGCTAACGGAAGTAGATTCAACAACAACAGCTATACAGCAGCTCACAAAAAACTTCCTTTTGGAACGAGAGTAAAAGTAACCAATGAAGCCAATGGCAAATTTGTTATCGTAAAAATTACCGATCGAGGTCCGTTTGTAAAAACCCGTGAAATCGATTTGTCTAAAAGAGCTTTTATGGATATTACCAAAAATAAAGGTGCAGGAGCAATGAAGGTTACCATTGAAACCATAATCGAATAAAAAAAATTCCCGCTTAAAGCGGGAATTTTTTTATTTAAACTAATTTTCTTAGTGACATTACAACTCCAGTATGAAGCCCTTCATGAAAATTATTAAAATCTAAGGCTCCTTGGATATGGCGAAGCGTAAATCCGATACTTGTTGTGTATTCATGATAATTAACAAACAGACCGCTTTCAAAATCGTTTTTTGTTTTTTCTAGAGTTGTTGAAAGCAACGTCCTAATTTCATCAACCTCAGCTTGAGAAACGTCTCCTTCCGGCTTGGTTCCTTTTTTATATTTGTTAATGAATTCTTCCGAAACCATTGTTGGAAGACCTGATAACTTATAAACCAAAACCTGCTGCGAAGAAATGCAATGCCCAAGATTCCAAATAATATTATTGCTGAAGCCTTCTGGGACTTTGTTTAATTGTTCTAATGAATGACTATCTAAGATTTTCAAAAGAACTTCTCTAATTGTTTTTTGTACATCAAAAACTGAACTCATAATTTTATTTTTTTTCTAAAATTAGTCATTTTTAAGTTTCAAATGGATTTTCTTTGCATTCTAATAAATTCATAAAAAAATGAACAAAATATATTATTTATCGTCTTGCGACACTTGCCGAAAAATCATCAAAAGTTTACCCGAAAACAATCTTGTCTTTCAAGACATTAGACAAGATCCTATTACAAAAGAACAATTGGAAGAAATGCACAAACTTGCTGGAAGCTACGAAGCACTATTTAGCCGAAAAGCACAGCTATACAAATCTATGGGACTTAAAGATCAAGCTTTAACTGAAGCCGATTTTAAGAAATACATTTTAGAACATTACACTTTCTTAAGCCGTCCCGTTTTCATCATTGATGGCAAAATATACATTGGCAACAGTCAAAAAAATGTAGCCGAAGTGATAAATGCTTTGAGCTAAAAGATTATTTTTTTTTCCTGTTAAAGTGAAAACTCTGACTGAACACTAATTTCCAACCGAATAGAGCAAACTTTTATTTATCTTTGCGCCTTTATACTCAATTATATGATACAATCTATGACAGGGTTTGGCAAAGCTTCTTTGCAATTGCCTACAAAAAAAATTACCGTTGAAGTAAAATCCCTAA
This genomic interval carries:
- a CDS encoding DinB family protein; amino-acid sequence: MSSVFDVQKTIREVLLKILDSHSLEQLNKVPEGFSNNIIWNLGHCISSQQVLVYKLSGLPTMVSEEFINKYKKGTKPEGDVSQAEVDEIRTLLSTTLEKTKNDFESGLFVNYHEYTTSIGFTLRHIQGALDFNNFHEGLHTGVVMSLRKLV
- a CDS encoding arsenate reductase family protein, with amino-acid sequence MNKIYYLSSCDTCRKIIKSLPENNLVFQDIRQDPITKEQLEEMHKLAGSYEALFSRKAQLYKSMGLKDQALTEADFKKYILEHYTFLSRPVFIIDGKIYIGNSQKNVAEVINALS
- a CDS encoding septal ring lytic transglycosylase RlpA family protein, with product MRNKKNILFATIALTLISGFTYVISQTKPTTEPKIIQDTVKNVKPVLIPLPDSVFTDKGLKLRPYKKNAHASYYADRFNGKRTANGSRFNNNSYTAAHKKLPFGTRVKVTNEANGKFVIVKITDRGPFVKTREIDLSKRAFMDITKNKGAGAMKVTIETIIE